From Scomber scombrus chromosome 9, fScoSco1.1, whole genome shotgun sequence, one genomic window encodes:
- the hrh2a gene encoding histamine receptor H2a — translation MLSKIILGVILSLLILLTIAGNVLACLAVCASRRLRCLTNCFIVSLAVTDLLLGLLVLPFSALLQLTDDWPFGSVFCNFYISMDVMLCTASILTLLAISVDRYLAVTMPLRYASLVLPWRVAVAMASVWTVSVAVSFLPIQMGWNTVNGTVQNHGPWAPKRTCRFELNRPYVLTDSLLTFYLPLVAMCWTYLRILHIARAQAKRIISARPTCITSYDCRNNPPTNTTLVSSVTAVALREHKATVTLAAVIGAFVVCWLPYFLLFTVLGLKEHPDPQTVPEFPFVLWLGYTNSALNPILYGALNRDFRSAYTHLLKCRCPIYSRWRSSQPCPTVTAARDQLTEVTLLCGHTPDSCRAGQTDQNFVLQEMSSTSATTTIHFANGTAATDVNGNERSC, via the exons ATGTTGTCAAAAATTATACTGGGTGTCATCCTATCTCTCCTCATCCTTCTGACTATTGCTGGTAATGTGCTGGCGTGCCTGGCTGTATGCGCCTCTCGACGCCTCCGCTGCCTCACAAACTGCTTCATTGTGTCTCTGGCTGTGACAGACCTGCTGCTCGGCCTCTTGGTGCTCCCTTTCTCCGCCCTCCTCCAGCTCACTGACGACTGGCCATTCGGCTCAGTCTTCTGCAACTTCTACATCTCCATGGATGTCATGCTCTGCACTGCCTCCATCCTCACTCTCTTGGCCATCAGTGTGGACCGCTACCTGGCAGTGACTATGCCCCTGAGATATGCCTCACTAGTGTTGCCTTGGAGAGTTGCTGTGGCCATGGCAAGCGTTTGGACAGTGTCTGTGGCAGTATCTTTCTTGCCCATCCAAATGGGGTGGAACACTGTTAATGGGACAGTACAAAACCATGGGCCGTGGGCTCCAAAGAGGACATGTCGCTTTGAGCTGAACAGACCCTACGTACTGACCGACTCCCTTCTCACCTTCTACCTGCCTCTGGTGGCAATGTGCTGGACCTACCTCAGAATACTTCACATTGCACGAGCACAGGCAAAGCGCATTATCAGTGCCCGTCCCACATGCATCACCAGCTACGACTGCAGGAATAACCCTCCCACCAACACCACTTTGGTTTCTAGTGTTACAGCGGTAGCTCTGCGGGAGCACAAAGCCACAGTGACACTGGCAGCAGTGATAGGGGCTTTTGTGGTGTGCTGGCTGCCTTATTTCCTCTTGTTCACAGTGTTGGGGCTAAAGGAACATCCAGACCCTCAGACAGTACCAGAATTTCCCTTTGTGTTATGGCTGGGTTACACCAACTCAGCCCTCAACCCTATCCTCTATGGAGCCCTCAACAGGGACTTCAGGTCAGCCTACACCCATCTACTAAAATGTCGATGCCCTATTTACAGCAGGTGGAGAAGCAGCCAGCCATGTCCCACTGTAACAGCAG CCAGAGACCAGCTTACAGAGGTGACACTACTGTGTGGCCACACTCCTGACTCCTGCAGGGCAGGTCAAACAGATCAGAACTTTGTGCTACAAGAAATGAGCAGCACGTCAGCCACAACAACTATCCACTTTGCGAATGGCACTGCTGCCACAGATGTCAATGGCAATGAAAG GTCGTGCTGA